The Nitrospinota bacterium genome contains a region encoding:
- a CDS encoding MBL fold metallo-hydrolase — protein sequence MELRILGSGSCAPSSERNSSGYLLSAGGKRFLLDAGPGTFAQLNRFSIDLTTIEEVFITHLHVDHVNDLPAILFSLRHCVPKKSQKMPVIHGPEGFENDINTLLSAYGSQIISEDFKLNVVEHKADEEGHIEDFNTGLMVVKSLPMEHSPVSVGYRFDLYPEKPALLEIKKSSNAKNIQSNEDITEDDSDNSGFVPDNFKEDVAPLKSLTYSGDTAPCKNIINLANGSNCLLIEASSADTNKLQGHSTIAESASVAQKAKVETLVLTHISPENDRMNIEKKASEIFNGIVIVAKDGMRITI from the coding sequence ATGGAACTTAGGATTCTTGGATCCGGATCTTGCGCCCCCTCTTCGGAGAGGAACAGCTCTGGCTATCTGCTCAGTGCGGGGGGGAAAAGATTTCTGCTCGATGCCGGTCCCGGCACCTTCGCCCAGCTCAATCGGTTTAGTATCGACTTAACCACTATCGAGGAAGTGTTCATAACACATCTTCATGTGGACCATGTAAACGACCTCCCCGCCATACTGTTCTCGCTCAGGCATTGTGTTCCGAAAAAATCGCAAAAAATGCCTGTAATTCATGGCCCCGAAGGATTTGAAAATGATATTAACACTCTCCTTTCCGCATACGGCAGTCAGATAATCAGTGAAGACTTCAAGCTTAATGTGGTTGAACATAAAGCTGACGAAGAAGGTCATATCGAAGATTTCAATACAGGATTGATGGTTGTGAAATCACTACCAATGGAACACTCTCCCGTATCAGTGGGATACCGTTTCGACCTCTATCCCGAAAAGCCTGCCTTACTTGAGATAAAGAAATCATCAAACGCCAAGAATATTCAAAGCAATGAAGATATAACTGAAGATGACAGCGATAATAGTGGATTTGTGCCCGACAACTTCAAAGAGGATGTCGCACCTTTAAAATCACTGACCTATTCCGGCGATACCGCTCCATGTAAAAACATAATAAACCTGGCAAACGGCTCGAATTGCCTCCTTATCGAAGCATCTTCTGCCGATACCAACAAATTACAGGGCCATTCCACAATAGCGGAATCTGCCAGTGTAGCGCAAAAGGCAAAAGTGGAAACACTTGTTCTTACACATATCTCTCCTGAAAATGACCGGATGAACATTGAAAAAAAAGCATCGGAAATTTTCAATGGGATTGTCATCGTCGCCAAAGACGGTATGCGAATAACGATATAA